Within the Cyanobacteriota bacterium genome, the region TACATCTGGAATTATCAGTAGCCCTGCTTGTTGAATGGTGTAATGCGAGAAGCTATGCTCACGTGGAATGTCGCTAATGGAGATGCCAATGCTAGATTTAATCCAGACGCGATCTAAGTCCACAAGGGTAACCAAGGCGATTGGCACAGCACATAGTTCAGCCGTCAACATTGTCAAGTCATCTAGGGCAGAGTCATTGATAGAGCCTGCTGTAGAGTAGCTCCGGAGTGCTTTTAACCTGAGAGCTTCATGCTCGTCAGATGGATACTGCATATGACTAGTCCCAACAATGCTTCCAACTACAGCCCTTGAATCTTACAGCAACTTCGTCAATGATGCTGCCTGCATACTAGCAATTCTAGAAGGTTATCCATGCTGATTTGTGATTGCTTAATTCCGGTTTAACTAATAGAACTAGCTCTCCAAACTATTGCTACAGATGGCTAGTAGCAAGAACTCAGGTTCTTACTGTGAACTAATAGGTTATGTAGCCGACTCTTGGAGAAATGATATAAGTCACGCTGTGAAGTGCTAGACTACAGCACTCACAGTCTATCACCAGTTGTTTAGTCAGGAAGTTGCTGACCTAACACAAAGCTTTAGGCGCAAAACTTTAGAGTTGAGCCTTCGTTACCGTTCCCAACCGTAATCTTCCTAGCTCAGCACTAGAGAGCCACTACTTAGGAATCAGTATTTTTAGTAACTAAAAGCACTGTTTTGATAGGGTTACGCTGGATAAATTCGGATGCGTCGGTTAGGTTCGTCGCCAAAGCTGTTTGAGCGCAAGTGATAATGCTCTACCAGTTCATGTTGCATCTTGCGAACACGAGCAGAGCGAGGTAATAGCTCAACAGGCTGCCCTTTAGGAATCACAATTTGTTCCACAGCTAACCTAGTTTCTTCTAAAGCTTCAATCTCATCCTCATCTCGGCCCTGATAGAGCAAGCTCAAATCATTGGCAGTCAGAGTTTCTGGTTCGTCAATATCCAATAGCCGCCGTAGAGTATGGGCAATTTGAGGAATTGTATTGGACTTCATCGTGTAGATAGGAAGCTGGCGAGTTTTAGCAAGTTGGCGAAGTTTGGCATGGTTTTTGACGTGGGAGCGCAAAGCAAGAACGGCATCTGCGCAGTCAATGTCTTTTGTGAGGGCAATGGGTAAATTTAAGGTGCGAATTACTTGGTCAAGATGATTACGGCTAACGCCATAGGGGTAGATGTGAAGAGGTAGGTCTTCTCCGTTGGGGCCAAACCCATGAGCTGGTAATGGACTAGCACTGTTGGATGCGAGATTTTCAGAGGTATCTGCTAATGCCAAATTAGCCTCGTCAGGCCCGCCTAGTGATGTCTCCAGTAACTCGGCGAAGTGCATTTCATCACTGGGTATGGTTGTAATGCTAGGTAGGTTGGTGTCTTTCTGGCTATGGCTGAACGTGGTTGACGATCGTCGGCGATCGTCTCGACCATGGGTTGATGGCAGCGGGATCATACGACCAGAAGTTCGCCATCCCGTAGGAGTAGGGGTTAGGCTAGCTTCAGGTTGCGGTGTAACCTCATAGGTAGTGATAATCTTGCCGTTCTCATCTACGGTGCGAATGGGGGGGTTAGGTTGTCGTCCCCGCAGCAAGTCATCGACCGTCTCTGCTACTTGCTCATGAATAACCCACTTCTGGCGCTCTAGCATTTCTACCGCAATGTCAAACGTTGGTGGTGCTTTTCGCTCAAGCACACTCTTTTGGCTACCTCGTCGCCGTGCTTCCTCGTCTCCCAGAGTTACGGACTGAATGCCGCCAATCAAATCACACAAGGTAGGGTTTTTAATCAAATTAGCAATACGGTTGCCATGGGCTGTACCTACTAGCTGCACGCCGCGCTCTGCGATCGTGCGAGCTGCCAGTGCTTCCAGTTCTGTGCCAATTTCATCAATCACGATTACCTCTGGCATGTGGTTTTCTACTGCTTCAACCATGACTTGGTGTTGCAGCTCTGGCTGAGCTACTTGCATACGGCGGGCACGTCCAATCGCTGGATGAGGAATATCGCCATCACCGGCAATTTCGTTAGAGGTATCAATAATCACAACTCGTTTGTTAAGATCATCGGCCAGCAGGCGGGCTATTTCTCTAAGTGCTGTCGTTTTACCGACACCAGGGCGGCCCAACATGAGAATGGAGCGTCCACTCTCTACTAGGTCACGAATGAGGCCGATCGTCCCAAACACTGCCCGCCCCACGCGGCACGTCAGGCCGATAATCGTACCCCGGCGATTACGAATAGCACTAATGCGATGTAGGGTGCGTTCAATGCCAGCTCGGTTGTCACCGCCAAAATCTCCTAGGCGATCAACACAATACTGCAAGTCTTCCTGGGTAATCGGTGTATCCAGCAAATATTCCGAGCCGTCAAAAAAACGGGCCTCTGGTTGTCGTCCTAAATCCATGACTACTTCCACGAGGCTATCTCGTCGCGGGTGCACCTCTAAGCGGGTGCGAATCGCATCAGGGAGAACGTCTAGCAGCTTGGACAAATCGTCGATCGTTTGCATAGGGTTAGTGTCTAAGGTGAATAATACCGGCCTAACAGCAACATCGAGCAGTCATTGCTAATCAACTGCTTACCACAGGAGACTGATGCTTTAGTTGCTTAACTAACGAGTGGGCAATCCTAACGGCTTCCCACAACAACTCAGGATAGGCTTCCAAGTGGGTTGAAGCTGGTTTAGACAGATGGATTGGTGTATCAACATAGGCATTGCTAGATAGGGGATAATGGTTTACTTGAACTATTCCAATGGCATCTAGTTTATCGAAGATAGGGGCAAGCAGTGACCTCAGATAACTGCCATAAGCGATGCCAGCGATATGAGCAGGAGATGATATTGGGTGGGTATTCTGCAATGCTGAAGGTGTAGCAGCACTAGGTTGGCTCTTTGTAATATCGGGCAGTAAGCCTAACTCTCGCAGCTTTTTGACAGTGTAGCCATTCGTGCCACCCGCTAGTTGGACATAGCCTGGTAACTTGGCTGCGAGTACCCGTTGTCCTAGCTGGATTGCGGCATGGGTTGTGCCATTACCAATATCGCCACTCATGGGTCGTCCATCGGTTTGCCAAATTAGAGGGCAGGGCAATGGAGCCATTACGGCATACAACGATCGCAAATAGTCCACTACTCCATCACCATCAGGGCAACTGATGGCTATCACCTTGAGATGGCCTACCCAGGGTAAAATTGCCTGCCATAGTCTACAGAATTCAACAAATCGGCCGGGTTGGGTGTGAATTTCCAGAGCATCCACACCTTCTAGCACTAGGGGGGCGATCGCCGATGGTGAGGTGACATAGGAGTAGGTGCTAATCCGCTCATAGGGGCACTGAGTTACACACCGACCGCAGCCATAACATCGGCTGGCAATAACTCCTTCCGTTAAGGTAGCCCTAGAGTGATATGCATAGCTAGAGGACTGGCTAGCAACTATTGCCTGGGTTGGGCAGATTGCTTCACAAGGTCGGGGACAATCAGGGGGGCAGGTAGCGGCATCAAATTGAGCCTTGCGAAAATGGGGATCTTCACCATCGTTTAGGCTAACCATGACCCAGGGAGACCCGTGGGTCTGAATGCCACGATCGCGGGCTTGCTCTAAAAATGATTGTGCAGCCTGTATCCCTTCCCAAGCAGCAAGAACCACCGCAGAATCAGCAGATACATCAATGCAGTCAACACCCGCTAATGTACAGGCCAGTGCTAAGTTTCGCACAATAGGGAGATGTTGAAAACTGGCTCCACAGATTAGCTTGAACCAGTGACCTGCTTGTAACGATCGTAGAGGATGGTACGTCCGATTCACCCGTTAATGTTGTTAATTAAGTTACGTTTAAGTGATCAGCAACTAGTGCGACAACCATCGTGCAATAATGCACTCAGGATTTAGTTGCAACTAAGCCAAGTTAATTAAGCCAAGTTAATTTAAGCAGTCTCGTGCACAACCTTGAGTGCAAGCTAACTTAAGTGCAAGCTAAGCGCATAGAGTGCAAACATAATTTATGCTACACGCTACTTATGCGTTGAGTGTGCTCGACATACGAGCAGGTAGTGCAGTCCACTGATCCCCAATATCTAATATGCCTGAATAGTAGACCTAGATTCAACCTTTTATGCAGAGGATTACAAATTTTTTATAAATCTCATCAACGTGACCACTGCATCTTTTATAGTTGGATTGCATTTTATAAACCACTCTTTACGTGGCATTAATCTGTTAATAGTTAGCGTTTAGGTAGCGTTTTTATTAGTGCATATATGGCTTACTTTTGGTTCAAGGCGTTCCACATCATCGGCGTTGTTGTTTGGTTCGCTGGTTTATTTTATCTGGTGCGTCTGTTTATCTACCATGTTGAGGCAGATCAACAACCAGAACCTGCTAGGGGTATTCTCAAAAGCCAGTACGAGCTGATGGAACGTCGGCTGTATGACATTATTACGACACCAGGCATGGTGATTACGGTGGCCATGGCTATAGGGTTGCTGTATACCCAACCAGACTGGCTTAAGCAGGGGTGGATGCACTTGAAGTTAGGCTTTGTAGTTGTGCTGCTTGGTTATCATTTCTACTGCCAACGTCTTATGAAACAGTTAGCGGCTGGAGAATGCCGCTGGGGTAGCAAGCAACTGCGGGCATTTAATGAAGCGCCAACTGTGTTGTTGTTGGTGATTGTATTGCTAGTCGTGTTCAAGAATAACTTGCCGTTGGATGTGACTACTGGTGTGGTAGCAGCTGCGATCGTGCTAATGGCGGTTACAATTCAACTTTATGCCCGTAAACGTCGCCTGGATCAAGAGCGTCTAGCTGCTGAGCTGTCAGAAATGTCTTCAGGGGCTGAAGGTTAGTAAAGTAAGCACTAGTAAGGTTTTGATTACCCTAGAGTAAGCTGTGATCCCCAAGCATCTTGGGGGATAAAGCCACGGTCAACTGGCAGGGGTGCAACGGCTGCGGTCAAGGTAAATTGACCAGATTCAATTTGTTGCTTCAGCGTTAACGCCACTTGTCGCGATAAGTAAAGACTAGCTAGCGGAGCAACTCGTACCGGTTTGTTGTCGATTATGATCCGTCCTGATTTTAACTGGGCATAGGTCACGAGGCCAAAGGTAGGGCGCACACGACGTGGAATAGAAAAATCGACAACTGGAGCAACTATATCCTGATCCTGTACTGCACAGTGAGCAACAACCTCTTCATAGAGAACTGGCAGAGGAATTCCAATGCCCAGCATTAGCGATGGCCCATAGTTTTTGAAATAGCATCCCCGCACCCATTGAGGAGACATTTGCTTGGCATCCCCAATCAAGGCTAGGGTGGCAGCAGGGCCGATCGGTGTGCGATTAGGCAACCGCTTCTGTAACGGAAAGTGTTGAGTGCCTTCCCACGCTACATAGCCAACGCCACCGCCTAAAAAAACTCGAGTGCCAATGCCAATTAGTTGCAAATCTGGATCATTTAACAGCGGTGAGAGAGCGCCGGGGTTAGCATACACAGCGTTGCCTAGATGAGGCTGTAATGGGCCGAGATAGGTAAATAGGGGTCGATCGCCACCATTGACACCCACAATGAAGTTTTGGTGCAGACTACGAGGATTAAATAAATAAAACTGATTAATGCTGTCCTTGGTGATGGTAGTTCGGAACGAATCACGGGGATAGCAATCTGTAGCATAGCCTACAGCTCGCAGTTGCACAGATTTACCTGCAATTAAGTCAGCAATAACATGGCCGCCACCCCGATCGCTACTATCATCAGTACCTTCTGCCACTTGGGTTGCACCCAAATATAAGTCCACTGCACCAAAGCCAGCATAGGCCAATACTCCATCAAGCCAACATTGTCGAATTTTAATGGGTGGATCCGTATGACCAAGATTAAGAATTGCTCCGGCTGATTCTACTGGTTCAAAGGTGCCTGTAGTAATCACATCTACGGTTTGAGCTACCTTGGTGATCCCCATATCAGCTACTCGTGCCTTTAGCTCTTCTACAGTCCAGACGACTGCTTGTCGGCGCACGATTTTATCGTTAATATCGGCTAAGGTTCGCATAGAACAAGTTGCATGGTCTAGTAAATTTGTATTCCTAGCCCCTAGCCCCTCCCTAGGATCTTCTAGGCAGCAGAGCTGTCCCAGTCAATGCAGAGAGTTACCATGCCACATCTCCAGGTTCTACTTGAAAACGAGACTCACAGGGGTTATGGAAAACACAAACAACATTAGGAACTAGCAAGCCACTGACGCTCTGGAGGAGATGGGGTGTTCAACATTCAGTAGCTATTGCCCAACCTATCAGGGGATGCTAGGTCGTAGACAGGGTGCGTCGCTTTGTCACCATGCGGAAGGCTTCGATGATATCCCCAACTTCCCATGCACTAAAGTTGTTGGAACCGATACCGCACTCATAACCAGTAGCTACTTCCTTTGCGTCTTCTTTCATCCGCTTTAGGGAATCTATGACACCTTCATAGATGATTTCCTTGTTCCGGTGAACTCGCATATTACAGTTGCGTGTGATTTTGCCAGACTGAACGTAGCAACCAGCAACAAATCCACGTCCTACAGGGAATACGGCTCGCACTTCTGCTTGACCCAAAGGCTCTTCCACCAGTTCCGGCTCCAGTAAGCCTTCCATAGCAGCCTGTACGTCATCCAACAACTTGTAAATGATGTTGTAGTCTCGAACATCAACTCCCAAATCGTCAGCAATTTGACGAACGCCGACTGCCATAGTTGTATTGAAGGCTAGAATTACAGCGGAACTTGCGGCTGCCAGATCAATGTCAGTCTGGGTAACTTCACCAGGAGCAGCCAGCAGCACCCGTAGTTGAATCTCATTCTGGGGTAGCTGTTGTAAAGCATTCAAGATAGCCTCAACTGAGCCTTGCACATCTGCTTTCAGAATAAGGTTCAGTTCCTTCAAGTCGCCTTCTTGAGCACGGGCAGACATAGCATTCAAGCTAATGCGGCGAGCCGCCATGGCCTGCTTCTGTAGACGCTCTTGGCGCTGTTTCTCTTCCATAGAGGCCACAACAGCTTTAGCATCCTTTTCGTCTGCATAAACCTGGAATTCATCTCCAGCG harbors:
- a CDS encoding GAF domain-containing protein; translation: MQYPSDEHEALRLKALRSYSTAGSINDSALDDLTMLTAELCAVPIALVTLVDLDRVWIKSSIGISISDIPREHSFSHYTIQQAGLLIIPDVLQDERFQASPWWALAPQIRFYAGIPLINPEGLAIGTLSVMDYNPRTLTMRQQSCLCALGRQTMMQMELKRCLSEDDL
- a CDS encoding AAA family ATPase, with translation MQTIDDLSKLLDVLPDAIRTRLEVHPRRDSLVEVVMDLGRQPEARFFDGSEYLLDTPITQEDLQYCVDRLGDFGGDNRAGIERTLHRISAIRNRRGTIIGLTCRVGRAVFGTIGLIRDLVESGRSILMLGRPGVGKTTALREIARLLADDLNKRVVIIDTSNEIAGDGDIPHPAIGRARRMQVAQPELQHQVMVEAVENHMPEVIVIDEIGTELEALAARTIAERGVQLVGTAHGNRIANLIKNPTLCDLIGGIQSVTLGDEEARRRGSQKSVLERKAPPTFDIAVEMLERQKWVIHEQVAETVDDLLRGRQPNPPIRTVDENGKIITTYEVTPQPEASLTPTPTGWRTSGRMIPLPSTHGRDDRRRSSTTFSHSQKDTNLPSITTIPSDEMHFAELLETSLGGPDEANLALADTSENLASNSASPLPAHGFGPNGEDLPLHIYPYGVSRNHLDQVIRTLNLPIALTKDIDCADAVLALRSHVKNHAKLRQLAKTRQLPIYTMKSNTIPQIAHTLRRLLDIDEPETLTANDLSLLYQGRDEDEIEALEETRLAVEQIVIPKGQPVELLPRSARVRKMQHELVEHYHLRSNSFGDEPNRRIRIYPA
- a CDS encoding 4Fe-4S ferredoxin, encoding MNRTYHPLRSLQAGHWFKLICGASFQHLPIVRNLALACTLAGVDCIDVSADSAVVLAAWEGIQAAQSFLEQARDRGIQTHGSPWVMVSLNDGEDPHFRKAQFDAATCPPDCPRPCEAICPTQAIVASQSSSYAYHSRATLTEGVIASRCYGCGRCVTQCPYERISTYSYVTSPSAIAPLVLEGVDALEIHTQPGRFVEFCRLWQAILPWVGHLKVIAISCPDGDGVVDYLRSLYAVMAPLPCPLIWQTDGRPMSGDIGNGTTHAAIQLGQRVLAAKLPGYVQLAGGTNGYTVKKLRELGLLPDITKSQPSAATPSALQNTHPISSPAHIAGIAYGSYLRSLLAPIFDKLDAIGIVQVNHYPLSSNAYVDTPIHLSKPASTHLEAYPELLWEAVRIAHSLVKQLKHQSPVVSS
- the hemJ gene encoding protoporphyrinogen oxidase HemJ, translating into MAYFWFKAFHIIGVVVWFAGLFYLVRLFIYHVEADQQPEPARGILKSQYELMERRLYDIITTPGMVITVAMAIGLLYTQPDWLKQGWMHLKLGFVVVLLGYHFYCQRLMKQLAAGECRWGSKQLRAFNEAPTVLLLVIVLLVVFKNNLPLDVTTGVVAAAIVLMAVTIQLYARKRRLDQERLAAELSEMSSGAEG
- a CDS encoding homocysteine biosynthesis protein, with translation MRTLADINDKIVRRQAVVWTVEELKARVADMGITKVAQTVDVITTGTFEPVESAGAILNLGHTDPPIKIRQCWLDGVLAYAGFGAVDLYLGATQVAEGTDDSSDRGGGHVIADLIAGKSVQLRAVGYATDCYPRDSFRTTITKDSINQFYLFNPRSLHQNFIVGVNGGDRPLFTYLGPLQPHLGNAVYANPGALSPLLNDPDLQLIGIGTRVFLGGGVGYVAWEGTQHFPLQKRLPNRTPIGPAATLALIGDAKQMSPQWVRGCYFKNYGPSLMLGIGIPLPVLYEEVVAHCAVQDQDIVAPVVDFSIPRRVRPTFGLVTYAQLKSGRIIIDNKPVRVAPLASLYLSRQVALTLKQQIESGQFTLTAAVAPLPVDRGFIPQDAWGSQLTLG
- the infB gene encoding translation initiation factor IF-2, with product VDVEHEGKIQQVVFLDTPGHEAFTAMRARGARVTDIAVLVVAADDGVQPQTIEAISHARAAKVPIIVAINKVDKEGANPDRVKQELSEHGLVPEEWGGDTIMVPVSAIKGENLDSLLEMILLVAELEDLHANPDRPARGTVIEANLDRARGPVATLLVQNGTLQVGNILVAGSAYGRVRAMVDDLGRRVEKAGPSFAVEVLGLNSVPAAGDEFQVYADEKDAKAVVASMEEKQRQERLQKQAMAARRISLNAMSARAQEGDLKELNLILKADVQGSVEAILNALQQLPQNEIQLRVLLAAPGEVTQTDIDLAAASSAVILAFNTTMAVGVRQIADDLGVDVRDYNIIYKLLDDVQAAMEGLLEPELVEEPLGQAEVRAVFPVGRGFVAGCYVQSGKITRNCNMRVHRNKEIIYEGVIDSLKRMKEDAKEVATGYECGIGSNNFSAWEVGDIIEAFRMVTKRRTLSTT